One window of Gavia stellata isolate bGavSte3 chromosome Z, bGavSte3.hap2, whole genome shotgun sequence genomic DNA carries:
- the TLN1 gene encoding talin-1, which yields MVALSLKISIGNVVKTMQFEPSTMVYDACRMIRERVPEAQMGQPNDFGLFLSDEDPKKGIWLEAGKALDYYMLRNGDTMEYKKKQRPLKIRMLDGTVKTVMVDDSKTVTDMLMTICARIGITNYDEYSLVREIMEEKKEEVTGTLKKDKTLLRDEKKMEKLKQKLHTDDELNWLDHGRTLREQGIDDNETLLLRRKFFYSDQNVDSRDPVQLNLLYVQARDDILNGSHPVSFDKACEFAGYQCQIQFGPHNEQKHKPGFLELKDFLPKEYIKQKGERKIFMAHKNCGNMSEIEAKVRYVKLARSLKTYGVSFFLVKEKMKGKNKLVPRLLGITKECVMRVDEKTKEVIQEWSLTNIKRWAASPKSFTLDFGDYQDGYYSVQTTEGEQIAQLIAGYIDIILKKKKSKDHFGLEGDEESTMLEDSVSPKKSTVLQQQFNRVGKAELGSVALPAIMRTGAGGPENFQVGTMPQPQLQITSGQMHRGHMPPLTSAQQALTGTINSSMQAVHAAQATLDDFETLPPLGQDAASKAWRKNKMDESKHEIHSQVDAITAGTASVVNLTAGDPADTDYTAVGCAVTTISSNLTEMSKGVKLLAALMEDEGGNGRQLLQAAKNLASAVSDLLKTAQPASAEPRQNLLQAAGLVGQTSGELLQQIGESDTDPRFQDMLMQLAKAVASAAAALVLKAKNVAQKTEDSALQTQVIAAATQCALSTSQLVACTKVVAPTISSPVCQEQLIEAGKLVAKSAEGCVEASKAATDDDQLLKQVGVAATAVTQALNDLLQHIKQHALGGQPIGRYDQATDTILNVTENIFSSMGDAGEMVRQARILAQATSDLVNAIKADAEGETDLENSRKLLSAAKILADATAKMVEAAKGAAAHPDSEEQQQRLREAAEGLRMATNAAAQNAIKKKLVHKLEHAAKQAAASATQTIAAAQHAASSNKNPAAQQQLVQSCKVVAEQIPMLVQGVRGSQSQPDSPSAQLALIAASQNFLQPGGKMVAAAKATVPTITDQASAMQLSQCAKNLAAALAELRTAAQKAQEACGPLEIDSALGLVQSLERDLQEAKAAARDGKLKPLPGETMEKCAQDLGNSTKAVSSAIAHLLGEVAQGNENYTGIAAREVAQALRSLSQAARGVAASTPDPQAQSAMLECASDVMDKANNLIEEARKAVAKPGDPESQQRLAQVAKAVSQALSRCVNCLPGQRDVDAAIRMVGEASKRLLADSFPPSTKSFQEAQSQLNQAAAGLNQSANELVQASRGTPQDLAKSSGKFGQDFNEFLQAGVEMASQSPNKEDQAQVVSNLKSISMSSSKLLLAAKALSADPAAPNLKNQLAAAARAVTDSINQLITMCTQQAPGQKECDNALRELETVKELLENPTQTVNDMSYFNCLDSVMENSKVLGESMAGISQNAKNSKLPEFGDSISAASKALCGLTEAAAQAAYLVGVSDPNSQAGQQGLVDPTQFARANQAIQMACQNLVDPACTQSQVLSAATIVAKHTSALCNTCRLASSRTTNPVAKRQFVQSAKEVANSTANLVKTIKALDGEFNEENRERCRAATAPLIEAVDNLTAFASNPEFATVPAQISPEGRRAMEPIVSSAKTMLESSAGLIQTARSLAVNPKDPPQWSVLAGHSRTVSDSIKKLITNMRDKAPGQRECDEAIEVLNRCMREVDQASLAAISQQLAPREDISQEALHNQMITAVQEISNLIEPVASAARAEASQLGHKVSQMAQYFEPLIMAAIGAASKTPNHQQQMNLLDQTKTLAESALQMLYTAKEAGGNPKQAAHTQEALEEAVQMMKEAVEDLTTTLNEAASAAGVVGGMVDSITQAINQLDEGPMGEPEGTFVDYQTTMVKTAKAIAVTVQEMVTKSTTNPDELGILANQLTNDYGQLAQEAKPAALTAENEEIGSHIKRRVQELGHGCAALVTKAGALQCSPSDAYTKKELIESARKVSEKVSHVLAALQAGNRGTQACITAASAVSGIIADLDTTIMFATAGTLNRENSETFADHREGILKTAKALVEDTKVLVQNATASQEKLAQAAQSSVSTITRLAEVVKLGAASLGSEDPETQVVLINAVKDVAKALGDLIGATKAAAGKAGDDPAVYQLKNSAKVMVTNVTSLLKTVKAVEDEATKGTRALEATIEHIRQELAVFSSPVPPAKVSTPEDFIRMTKGITMATAKAVAAGNSCRQEDVIATANLSRRAIADMLRACKEAAYHPEVSGDVRQRALRFGKECADGYLELLEHVLVILQKPTHELKQQLAGYSKRVASSVTELIQAAEAMKGTEWVDPEDPTVIAENELLGAAAAIEAAAKKLEQLKPRAKPKQADESLNFEEQILEAAKSIAAATSALVKAASAAQRELVAQGKVGAIPANAVDDGQWSQGLISAARMVAAATNNLCEAANAAVQGHASEEKLISSAKQVAASTAQLLVACKVKADHDSEAMKRLQAAGNAVKRASDNLVKAAQKAAAFQDHDETVVVKEKMVGGIAQIIAAQEEMLRKERELEEARKKLAMIRQQQYKFLPSELRDEEQN from the exons ATGGTCGCCCTCTCGCTGAAAATCAGCATTGGCAATGTGGTGAAGACGATGCAGTTTGAGCCCTCCACCATGGTGTACGACGCCTGCCGGATGATCCGTGAGCGGGTGCCCGAGGCCCAGATGGGACAGC CCAATGATTTTGGGCTGTTCCTCTCGGATGAAGATCCAAAGAAAGGCATCTGGCTGGAGGCTGGGAAGGCTCTGGACTACTACATGCTTCGCAATGGG GACACCATGGAGTACAAGAAGAAGCAGCGGCCCCTGAAGATCCGCATGCTGGATGGGACAGTGAAAACGGTGATGGTGGATGACTCCAAAACAGTCACAGACATGCTCATGACAATCTGTGCCCGGATCG gcatCACCAACTACGATGAGTACTCGCTTGTTCGGGAGATTatggaggagaagaaggaggaggttACCGGCACCCTCAAGAAAGACAAGACCCTGCTGCGAGACgagaagaagatggagaagctCAAGCAGAAGTTGCACACAGATGATGAAT TGAATTGGCTGGACCACGGCCGGACCCTGCGCGAGCAAGGCATTGATGACAATGAAACGCTGCTGCTGCGGCGCAAGTTCTTCTACTCTGACCAGAACGTGGACTCACGAGATCCTGTACAGCTCAACCTGCTCTACGTGCAG GCTCGTGACGACATCCTTAACGGTTCCCACCCCGTCTCCTTTGACAAAGCCTGCGAGTTTGCTGGCTACCAGTGCCAGATCCAGTTTGGGCCGCACAATGAGCAGAAGCACAAGCCAGGCTTTCTGGA ACTCAAGGATTTCCTGCCCAAGGAGTACATCAAGCAGAAAGGGGAGCGCAAGATCTTCATG GCCCACAAGAACTGCGGGAACATGAGCGAGATTGAGGCCAAAGTTCGCTATGTGAAACTTGCCCGTTCCCTCAAGACCTATGGGGTCTCTTTCTTCTTGGTCAAG GAGAAGATGAAGGGGAAGAACAAGCTGGTGCCACGACTGCTGGGGATCACCAAGGAATGTGTGATGCGCGTGGACGAGAAGACCAAGGAAGTGATTCAGGAGTGGAGCCTGACCAACATCAAGCGTTGGGCGGCCTCGCCCAAGAGCTTCACCCTG GATTTTGGAGATTACCAGGACGGTTACTACTCGGTGCAGACGACGGAGGGGGAGCAGATCGCCCAGTTGATTGCTGGCTACATTGACATCATCCTCAAAAAG aaaaagagcaaagaccACTTTGGACTGGAGGGGGATGAGGAGTCCACCATGCTGGAAGACTCTGTGTCTCCAAAGAA GTCAACCGTCTTGCAGCAGCAGTTTAACCGTGTagggaaggcagagctgggctcagTGGCTCTGCCAGCCATCATGCGGACAGGGGCTGGAGGGCCAGAAAACTTCCAGGTGGGCACGATGCCGCAGCCTCAACTGCAAATCACCAGTGGCCAGATGCACCGAGGGCACATGCCTCCCCTG ACTTCAGCCCAGCAAGCCCTGACCGGCACCATCAACTCCAGCATGCAGGCTGTGCATGCAGCCCAGGCCACGCTGGATGACTTTGAGACCTTGCCGCCCCTCGGGCAGGATGCT GCATCCAAAGCTTGGCGCAAAAACAAGATGGATGAGTCGAAGCATGAGATCCACTCCCAAGTGGATGCTATCACTGCCGGCACAGCCTCGGTGGTTAACCTCACTGCAG GGGATCCAGCAGACACAGACTACACGGCTGTGGGCTGCGCTGTCACCACCATCTCTTCCAACCTGACGGAGATGTCCAAGGGCGTGAAGCTGCTGGCTGCGCTGATGGAGGATGAGGGAGGGAATGGGCGGCAGCTTCTGCAAGCAGCCAAGAACCTGGCGAGCGCCGTCTCGGAcctgctgaaaacagcacagCCTGCCAGTGCTGag CCTCGCCAGAATCTCCTGCAGGCTGCTGGCCTTGTGGGCCAGACCAgcggggagctgctgcagcagatcGGGGAGAGCGACACCGACCCCCGGTTCCAG GACATGCTGATGCAGCTGGCAAAGGCGGTGGCCAGCGCCGCTGCCGCGCTGGTGCTCAAAGCCAAGAACGTGGCTCAGAAAACAGAGGACTCGGCGCTGCAGACGCAGGTGATCGCAGCTGCCACCCAGTGCGCCCTCTCCACCTCCCAGCTGGTGGCCTGCACCAAG gtaGTGGCTCCCACAATCAGCTCCCCAGtctgccaggagcagctgaTCGAGGCTGGCAAGTTGGTGGCCAAGTCAGCGGAGGGCTGTGTGGAGGCCTCCAAGGCGGCGACCGACGATGACCAGCTCCTGAAGCAGGTGGGAGTGGCAGCCACAGCTGTCACACAGGCCCTGAACGACTTGCTGCAGCACATCAAGCAGCACGCCTTGGGTGGGCAGCCCATTGGGCGCTACGACCAGGCCACCGACACCATCCTCAACGTCACTGAGAACATATTCAGCTCTATGGGCGATGCTG GGGAGATGGTGCGGCAGGCTCGTATTCTGGCCCAGGCCACATCCGACCTCGTCAATGCCATCAAAGCCGATGCAGAGGGAGAGACAGACCTGGAAAACTCGCGAAAGCTGCTGAGCGCGGCCAAGATCCTGGCCGATGCCACTGCCAAGATGGTGGAGGCTGCGAAG ggAGCCGCAGCTCACCCAGACAgcgaggagcagcagcagcggctgcGCGAGGCAGCGGAGGGGCTCCGCATGGCAACCAATGCTGCAGCCCAAAACGCCATCAAGAAGAAGCTCGTGCACAAGCTGGAG CACGCAGCCAAGCAAGCAGCTGCCTCCGCCACCCAGACCATCGCCGCTGCACAGCACGCCGCCTCCTCCAACAAGAACCCTGCCGCGCAACAGCAGCTGGTGCAGAGCTGCAAG GTGGTGGCAGAGCAGATCCCAATGCTGGTGCAGGGCGTACGAGGAAGCCAGTCCCAGCCAGACAGCCCCAGCGCCCAGCTGGCTCTCATTGCTGCCAGCCAGAACTTCCTGCAG CCTGGTGGGAAGATGGTAGCTGCAGCCAAGGCGACCGTCCCCACCATCACGGACCAAGCCTCTGCGATGCAACTCAGCCAGTGTGCCAAGAACTTGGCCGCGGCTCTGGCTGAGCTCCGCACGGCTGCCCAGAAG GCTCAGGAGGCATGCGGACCCCTGGAGATAGACTCTGCCCTGGGTTTGGTGCAGAGCCTGGAGAGGGACTTGCAGGAAGCCAAGGCAGCTGCCCGTGACGGCAAGCTCAAGCCTCTGCCAGGAGAGACG ATGGAGAAGTGTGCCCAGGACCTGGGGAACAGCACAAAAGCCGTCAGCTCTGCCATTGCTCACCTCCTGGGAGAGGTGGCCCAGGGCAATGAGAACTACACAG GGATCGCTGCCCGAGAGGTGGCCCAGGCCCTGCGCTCGCTCAGTCAGGCCGCGCGTGGTGTGGCAGCCAGCACCCCCGACCCACAGGCGCAGAGCGCCATGCTGGAATGTGCCAGCGACGTCATGGATAAAGCCAACAACCTCATCGAGGAGGCACGGAAAGCGGTGGCCAAGCCCGGTGACCCAGAGAGCCAGCAACGCCTGGCACAG GTGGCCAAGGCGGTGTCGCAGGCCCTGAGCCGCTGTGTCAACTGCCTGCCAGGGCAGCGGGATGTGGACGCTGCCATCCGCATGGTGGGAGAGGCCAGCAAGAGGCTGCTCGCCGATTCG TTCCCTCCCAGCACCAAGAGCTTCCAGGAAGCGCAGAGCCAGCTGAACCAGGCAGCTGCGGGGCTAAACCAGTCCGCCAACGAGCTGGTGCAGGCATCGCGTGGCACCCCTCAAGACCTGGCCAAGTCCTCCGGCAAATTTGGGCAGGACTTCAATGAGTTTCTGCAGGCTGGAGTGGAGATGGCCAGCCAGTCCCCG AATAAGGAAGACCAGGCGCAGGTGGTGTCGAACTTAAAGAGCATCTCCATGTCCTCCAGCAAGCTGCTGCTTGCTGCAAAGGCGCTCTCcgctgaccctgcagcccccaaCCTCAAGAATCAGCTGGCAGCAGCGGCACG GGCCGTGACTGACAGCATTAACCAGCTGATCACCATGTGCACCCAGCAGGCGCCGGGCCAGAAGGAGTGCGACAATGCCCTGCGGGAGCTGGAG ACGGTGAAGGAGCTGTTGGAGAACCCCACCCAGACCGTCAATGACATGTCCTACTTCAACTGCCTTGACAGTGTCATGGAGAACTCCAAG gtgctgggagagTCCATGGCTGGCATCTCCCAGAATGCCAAGAATAGCAAACTGCCCGAGTTTGGTGACTCCATCAGTGCCGCTTCCAAAGCTCTCTGCGGGCTGACGGAGGCAGCTGCCCAG GCTGCCTACCTTGTGGGGGTCTCGGACCCCAACAGCCAGGCTGGACAGCAGGGCTTGGTAGACCCCACTCAGTTTGCCAGAGCTAACCAAGCCATCCAGATGGCCTGCCAGAACTTGGTggaccctgcctgcacccagtCCCAG GTGCTGTCAGCAGCCACCATCGTAGCGAAGCACACCTCAGCGCTGTGCAACACATGCCGCCTGGCCTCCTCCCGCACCACCAACCCTGTGGCCAAGCGCCAGTTCGTCCAGTCAGCCAAGGAGGTGGCCAACAGCACGGCCAACCTGGTGAAGACCATCAAG GCCCTGGATGGCGAGTTCAACGAGGAGAACCGGGAGCGGTGCCGTGCCGCCACCGCCCCTCTCATAGAGGCTGTGGATAACCTGACGGCCTTCGCCTCCAACCCAGAGTTTGCCACTGTTCCTGCCCAGATCAGCCCAGAG GGGCGCAGAGCCATGGAGCCCATCGTCTCTTCGGCCAAGACCATGCTGGAGAGCTCTGCCGGCCTCATCCAGACCGCCCGCTCTCTGGCTGTCAACCCTAAGGACCCGCCACAGTGGTCGGTGCTGGCTGGCCACTCTCGCACCGTCTCAGACTCCATCAAGAAGCTGATCACCAACATGAG GGACAAAGCTCCGGGACAGCGGGAGTGTGATGAGGCCATTGAGGTCCTGAACAGATGCATGCGGGAGGTTGACCAGGCCTCCCTCGCTGCCATCAGCCAGCAGCTGGCCCCCCGAGAAGATATCTCACAGGAG GCTTTGCACAACCAGATGATCACGGCTGTCCAGGAGATCAGCAACCTGATTGAGCCTGTGGCCAGTGCGGCACGGGCCGAGGCCTCGCAGCTGGGGCACAAG GTATCCCAGATGGCTCAGTACTTTGAGCCACTCATCATGGCGGCTATCGGTGCTGCCTCCAAAACGCCCAACCACCAGCAGCAGATGAACCTCCTGGACCAGACCAAAACGCTGGCCGAGTCTGCCTTGCAGATGCTGTACACGGCCAAGGAGGCTGGTGGGAACCCCAAG CAAGCTGCCCACACTCAGGAGGCTCTGGAGGAGGCTGTGCAGATGATGAAGGAAGCAGTGGAGGACCTGACCACCACCCTGAATGAGGCAGCCAGCGCTGCAGGTGTTGTGGGGGGCATGGTGGACTCCATCACCCAGGCCATCAACCAG CTGGACGAGGGGCCGATGGGTGAGCCAGAGGGAACCTTTGTGGACTACCAGACCACGATGGTGAAGACAGCAAAGGCCATCGCAGTGACTGTGCAGGAGATG GTCACCAAATCCACCACCAACCCAGACGAGCTGGGCATACTGGCCAACCAGCTCACCAACGACTACGGGCAGCTGGCGCAAGAAGCCAAGCCAGCTGCACTCACCGCCGAGAATGAGGAG ATTGGCTCCCACATCAAGCGCCGGGTGCAGGAACTGGGTCACGGCTGTGCCGCCCTGGTCACCAAGGCTGGAGCCCTGCAGTGCAGCCCCAGTGATGCCTACACCAAGAAGGAGCTGATAGAGAGTGCACGCAAGGTTTCCGAGAAG GTGTCTCATGTGCTAGCAGCCCTGCAGGCTGGGAACCGCGGGACACAAGCCTGCATCACAGCAGCCAGCGCCGTCTCTGGCATCATTGCTGACCTTGACACCACCATCATGTTTGCCACGGCAGGAACCCTCAACCGGGAGAACTCGGAGACCTTCGCTGACCACAG GGAGGGCATCTTGAAGACAGCCAAGGCGCTGGTGGAGGACACCAAGGTGCTGGTGCAGAACGCCACGGCCAGCCAGGAGAAGCTAGCCCAGGCTGCCCAGTCCTCAGTGTCCACCATCACTCGCCTGGCAGAAGTGGTGAAATTGGGTGCCGCCAGCCTGGGATCTGAAGACCCAGAGACTCAG GTAGTCCTGATCAATGCTGTGAAGGATGTGGCCAAGGCACTTGGGGACCTGATTGGTGCCACcaaggcagctgctgggaaagcTGGGGATGATCCTGCTGTCTACCAACTGAAGAACTCTGCCAAG GTGATGGTGACGAACGTCACTTCCTTGCTGAAGACAGTGAAGGCCGTCGAGGACGAGGCCACAAAGGGGACGCGGGCACTGGAGGCCACAATAGAGCACATACGCCAAGAGCTGGCA GTCTTCTCCTCCCCCGTGCCTCCTGCCAAGGTCTCCACCCCGGAGGACTTCATCCGTATGACGAAAGGCATCACGATGGCCACGGCCAAAGCGGTGGCTGCTGGCAACTCGTGTCGGCAGGAGGATGTCATCGCCACAGCCAACCTGAGCCGCCGTGCCATTGCAGATATGCTGCGTGCCTGCAAG GAAGCTGCCTACCACCCGGAGGTGAGCGGGGATGTGCGGCAGCGGGCACTGCGCTTCGGCAAGGAGTGTGCCGATGGCtacctggagctgctggagcacgTGCTGGTG atCCTGCAGAAGCCAACTCAcgagctgaagcagcagctggcaggcTACTCCAAGCGTGTGGCCAGCTCTGTCACCGAGCTCATCCAGGCAGCTGAGGCCATGAAAG GGACAGAGTGGGTTGATCCAGAAGACCCCACCGTCATTGCTGAGAATGAGCTGCTGGGGGCAGCGGCTGCCATTGAGGCTGCAGCCAAGAAGCTGGAGCAGCTGAAGCCGAGGGCCAAGCCCAAG CAAGCAGATGAGAGCCTGAACTTTGAGGAGCAGATCCTGGAAGCTGCCAAATCCATTGCTGCAGCCACGAGTGCCCTGGTGAAGGCAGCCTCAGCAGCCCAGCGAGAATTAGTGGCCCAAGGAAAG GTGGGTGCCATCCCCGCCAATGCAGTGGATGATGGACAGTGGTCCCAGGGACTCATTTCAGCT gcacGCATGGTGGCTGCTGCCACCAACAACCTGTGTGAAGCCGCCAATGCAGCCGTGCAGGGCCACGCCAGCGAGGAGAAGCTCATCTCGTCAGCCAAGCAGGTGGCTGCCTCCACTGCACAGCTGTTGGTGGCCTGTAAGGTGAAGGCTGACCACGACTCAGAGGCCATGAAGCGGCTCCAG GCTGCCGGCAATGCGGTAAAGAGAGCGTCGGACAATCTGGTGAAGGCAGCGCAGAAGGCAGCTGCCTTCCAGGACCACGATGAGACGGTGGTGGTGAAGGAGAAGATGGTCGGGGGAATTGCACAG ATCATTGCCGCCCAGGAGGAGATGCTGCGCAAGGagcgggagctggaggaggcacGGAAGAAGCTGGCCATGATCCGCCAGCAGCAGTACAAGTTCCTGCCCTCGGAGCTGCGGGACGAGGAGCAGAACTGA